A genomic region of Apteryx mantelli isolate bAptMan1 chromosome 10, bAptMan1.hap1, whole genome shotgun sequence contains the following coding sequences:
- the NLRC5 gene encoding protein NLRC5 isoform X3, translating to MQPPFQMDDLNLKTAIASARPQLVEFLGHRPDWLLTTSQRFLPGVTLSGLDGITDHKEKVSVLLDLLEKAGPATWKQFVQYLCMECDLPLDLEILLMSCAGEGNLSQKQEARAGLSEGTRVPRGFDRRRHCTSSMSDKDAKQQRLDSAERYRHLLINSVRQRYGSRRAAGPAAQGQMQPPTFNQAFVNLVIRQSKASRLKERTDKPREDVALTPEPEECVDTAVKVSDLFDSVVRSGTTKVIFLFGKPGTGKTMLMHRICQKWAEGVLHQFLLTFLFEFRQLNLLKRKLTLKELLFDLFLQPEDSPDIVFQHLLENAQHTLIIFDGLDEFAGNMDVSSSSKRFPAPPSPMSISELFADLCHGTLLPGCTVLVTSRPKRLPDFLLNTVDLLAEIWGFDHEKVEEYVSHYFHQHSFKEQAIAHLKNNIKLLSMCLIPALCYVVCICLEYLLLKHQTSVELPQTMTQFYIKMLLIFINKQQGEHAGSEETQLNCNKKAILGLCDLALKGLEDKKLVFYVGDIPEHVEEFASLHGLLTVFEVKTSGSLPEAGYSFVHLSLQEFFAALCLMVSKRVDKNYLKKKFSLKSKWTLKNEAKTEFMESFHIFLSGLSSKECRTFLMLLAEQDEAWVQDKQDAILQSLKRLATTHLTGPKVIELCHCTFETQDPEVAQHIGSLLNFKYEFKNFRLTPLDMSALVFVINSGQDLTHLDFAGCPMDVDCLEVLASCKNVVHLSFRSRRCDDDFAAALSRSLQKMGSLKKLELTGGIVTAKGLSNLVQASSHCLQLEEINLQDNRIRDLEVKRVMDVFSRMEKLKKIDLSYNNLSLNVVLILAKEVVACQNATELHVRKDTVIIYFSGQSGKVPRKLPLPCVAQSSGDFTVFHRPLDLKVEENKEHVTQTRHMKLCLQGRSLCPQHVQEIVAILQSCPHLSEVDLSGNKLGDEGCSWLLKYLPWISVSKQLDLSQNHLSVDGICSLLESVNACRKIKEVEVSLWHKTAILRFTGDRESASPHPRGDPVFSTGDQADEEENQTPAASKRIRLTDSHFQVSDLEKLCAVLKECSNISELDLSNTALGDNGLWQLFQFLPSLKMLRSLKLNDNQISLNSVFSLAHSLSTLKHIKTMNLSLGHTQVVHITFWERIRVRSTSRSRRSFLAHPKPVANGQCFRLRDCAMGPEDVTRLCQSLAECTQLTEIELSGNSLNDQCIVRLLTFLPYLCRLTLLSIRNNNFSPCCTVLLVNSINLCERITKVEVRSSENAFLHFGTSMESKETSCRLIDCAIGQEQIDELCRVLEQHGWLAEVDLSRNHLGDEGLRCLLDHLHQAPITCSLNLSHNRISQDGVLDLINAFSTSGNTTEVQVSLCSKATLIIKLTSGDDPRKILRLAECNFQPEHLEKLCLVLEKCSSLTEYVSSKNNVTVQTAKTLLHSLKKSLGSLKISIEEPWVCKESVTSLLELAVQACGNITEITIHKDKGLFQLCMGFPPCLEKVESVVSRLKLYEPEVKRACFCQRVHEKCAQLQELRWSHVELHGDEAEMLVSILLPLPELKKFGLTSSSIMPTGIDYLITGLQKCQAIEELNLGHMRLSDVTIPKLVLGLCEMPSLKRLLLNHNSIGDDGCSRLAEALRKMHYLEEINLSHNKIGDPGLINIAAVLMEMPNLKRIKHFLETCVTAGHTTAALCSPSLHCPESPIIPAHKETP from the exons ATGCAG CCCCCTTTTCAGATGGATGATCTAAACCTGAAGACAGCCATAGCAAGTGCTCGCCCCCAGCTAGTGGAGTTCCTCGGTCACCGTCCTGACTGGCTGCTCACGACCTCTCAGCGCTTCCTCCCAGGGGTGACCCTCAGTGGCTTGGATGGCATCACTGACCACAAAGAGAAGGTCTCAGTGCTCCTTGACCTGCTGGAGAAGGCTGGCCCTGCCACCTGGAAACAGTTTGTACAGTACCTCTGCATGGAGTGTGACCTCCCCCTGGATCTGGAGATACTGCTCATGAGCTGTGCAGGAGAAG GTAATTTAAGCCAGAAGCAAGAAGCACGCGCAGGTTTGAGTGAGGGGACGCGTGTGCCAAGAG GTTTTGATCGTCGCCGCCATTGCACCAGCTCTATGAGTGATAAAGATGCTAAACAGCAGCGACTAG ATTCAGCTGAAAGGTACCGGCATCTTCTCATCAATTCAGTCCGCCAAAGATATGGCAGTAGGAGAGCAGCCGGACCAGCAGCACAGGGACAAATGCAGCCACCGACTTTCAACCAAGCCTTTGTCAACCTTGTTATTCGGCAGAGCAAAGCTTCTCGATTAAAAGAGAGAACAGATAAGCCCCGAGAGGATGTGGCACTTACTCCAGAACCAGAAGAATGCGTGGATACAGCTGTGAAAGTGTCAGATCTGTTTGACAGTGTTGTTAGGTCAGGTACCACAAAAGTGATCTTTTTATTTGGCAAACCAGGTACAGGCAAAACCATGCTAATGCACAGGATTTGTCAGAAATGGGCAGAAGGCGTCTTACATCAATTTCTCCTCACTTTCCTGTTTGAGTTTCGGCAGCTGAACttactgaaaagaaaactgaCTTTGAAGGAGCTTCTGTTTGACCTGTTTCTTcagccagaagacagccctgatATAGTGTTCCAGCACCTCCTGGAAAATGCCCAGCATACATTGATCATTTTTGATGGGCTGGATGAGTTTGCAGGTAACATGGATGTGTCATCCTCTTCTAAGAGATTCCCAGCCCCTCCGTCCCCTATGTCTATATCTGAGCTCTTTGCAGACCTCTGTCATGGAACACTCCTACCTGGTTGCACAGTGTTGGTCACCAGCCGACCTAAGAGATTACCTGACTTCTTACTAAACACAGTAGATTTGCTAGCAGAAATTTGGGGATTTGACCATGAAAAGGTTGAGGAATATGTCAGCCACTATTTTCATCAGCATTCTTTCAAAGAGCAGGCGATTGCTCACCTGAAGAACAACATCAAGCTCCTCAGCATGTGCCTGATCCCTGCTCTGTGTTATGTTGTCTGCATCTGTCTGGAATATTTGCTCCTTAAACATCAGACAAGTGTGGAGCTTCCTCAGACTATGACACAGTTTTATATCAAAATGCTTCTCATCTTCATAAACAAACAGCAGGGAGAGCATGCAGGCAGTGAGGAGACTCAGCTGAACTGTAACAAGAAGGCCATTTTGGGTCTGTGTGATCTTGCCTTGAAAGGCCTGGAAGATAAGAAGCTTGTATTTTATGTTGGTGATATTCCAGAGCACGTGGAAGAATTTGCTTCGTTACATGGACTGCTGACTGTCTTTGAGGTGAAGACAAGTGGCAGCCTCCCAGAGGCTGGCTATTCCTTTGTGCACTTGAGTTTGCAGGAGTTTTTTGCAGCACTGTGTCTCATGGTAAGTAAGAGAGTGGACAAGAACTACCTGAAGAAGAAGTTCTCTTTGAAGTCAAAGTGGACTttaaagaatgaagcaaagacAGAGTTCATGGAGAGTTTTCACATCTTCCTCTCAGGCCTGTCTTCGAAAGAGTGTAGGACATTCCTCATGTTGCTGGCTGAACAAGACGAAGCTTGGGTGCAGGATAAGCAAGATGCCATCCTGCAGTCTCTCAAGAGGCTGGCAACCACTCATCTGACAGGACCTAAGGTCATTGAGCTCTGCCATTGCACATTTGAAACGCAAGACCCTGAAGTAGCACAGCACATTGGGAGCCTGCTGAATTTCAAGTATGAGTTTAAAAACTTTAGACTGACACCTCTGGACATGTCAGCTTTGGTTTTTGTCATAAACTCAGGCCAGGATTTGACTCATCTGGATTTTGCAGGATGTCCCATGGATGTTGACTGTTTAGAGGTTCTGGccagctgtaaaaatgtagtgCATTTGAG cTTTCGGAGTAGGAGATGTGATGAtgactttgctgctgctctttccagGAGCCTACAAAAAATGGGGAGCCTGAAGAAGCTTGA GTTGACAGGCGGCATCGTCACAGCCAAGGGGCTATCTAACCTGGTCCAGGCTTCGTCACATTGCCTCCAGCTTGAGGAAATAAA CTTGCAGGACAATCGGATACGGGACCTGGAGGTGAAGAGGGTGATGGATGTGTTTTCCAGAATggaaaagctaaagaaaatagA TCTGAGCTACAACAATCTTTCCTTGAACGTTGTTCTCATCTTGGCAAAGGAAGTCGTCGCGTGTCAAAATGCTACTGAACTGCATGTCAG GAAGGACACTGTGATAATATATTTTTCTGGCCAATCTGGAAAAGTCCCAAG GAAACTCCCCTTGCCCTGTGTTGCGCAGTCCTCAGGGGACTTCACAGTTTTTCACAG acCTTTGGATTTGAAAGTGGAAGAGAATAAGGAACATGTGACTCAGACTAGACATATGAAGTTATG CTTGCAGGGTCGCAGCCTGTGTCCTCAGCATGTGCAGGAGATCGTTGCCATTCTCCAGAGCTGCCCCCATCTCTCAGAAGTGGA TTTATCAGGTAACAAGCTTGGAGATGAAGGCTGCAGCTGGTTGCTGAAATACCTCCCTTGGATATCAGTTTCGAAGCAGTTGGA tcTCAGTCAAAACCACCTTTCTGTTGATGGCATTTGCAGTTTGTTGGAGTCAGTAAATGCCTGCCGGAAGATAAAGGAGGTAGAAGTCAG cCTTTGGCATAAGACTGCAATCCTGAGGTTTACAGGAGACAGAGAATCTGCTTCTCCTCATCCCAG GGGAGACCCAGTGTTCTCTACTGGTGACCAGGCAGATGAAGAGGAAAACCAGACACCTGCTGCTTCAAAAAGAATAAG ACTGACTGACAGTCATTTTCAAGTCAGCGACCTGGAGAAGCTGTGTGCAGTCCTGAAGGAATGTAGCAATATCTCAGAGCTGGA CCTATCAAATACAGCTCTGGGAGACAACGGCCTTTGGCAGCTGTTTCAGTTCCTCCCGAGTTTGAAAATGTTACGTTCACTCAA GCTGAATGACAATCAGATCTCTCTGAACTCGGTGTTTTCCTTAGCTCATTCCTTATCTACACTGAAACACATTAAAACAATGAACCTCAG CTTAGGACACACGCAGGTGGTTCATATAACCTTTTGGGAAAGAATCAG AGTCAGAAGTACCAGCAGATCCAGAAGAAGTTTCCTGGCGCATCCCAAGCCTGTAGCAAATGGCCAGTGCTTTCG TCTCAGGGACTGCGCAATGGGTCCTGAGGACGTGACCAGGCTGTGCCAGAGCCTGGCTGAATGTACCCAGCTGACAGAAATTGA GCTGTCTGGAAATTCATTGAATGACCAGTGCATTGTGAGATTACTGACCTTCCTGCCCTATCTCTGTCGTCTGACACTACTGAG TATTAGGAACAATAACTTTTCTCCATGTTGCACTGTCTTACTGGTCAACTCCATCAATCTCTGTGAGCGAATCACAAAGGTAGAAGTGAG GTCAAGTGAAAATGCTTTTTTGCATTTTGGAACAAGCATGGAAAGCAAAGAGACATCCTGCAG ACTGATTGACTGCGCCATCGGTCAAGAACAGATAGATGAGCTCTGCAGAGTCCTGGAGCAGCATGGGTGGCTAGCAGAAGTAGA TCTTTCTAGGAATCATCTGGGAGATGAAGGCCTGAGGTGCCTCTTGGATCACTTGCATCAGGCACCCATTACCTGTTCCCTCAA TCTCAGCCATAACAGGATTTCTCAGGATGGAGTTCTGGATCTCATAAATGCCTTTTCCACATCTGGAAATACCACTGAAGTTCAAGTCAG TTTGTGCTCCAAAGCAACTTTAATCATCAAGCTGACAAGCGGAGATGACCCGAGAAAGATTTTGAG ACTCGCAGAGTGCAACTTTCAGCCAGAGCACTTGGAAAAGCTGTGCTTGGTCCTGGAAAAGTGCTCCAGTCTGACAGAATATGT ATCCTCAAAGAACAATGTGACAGTCCAAACTGCAAAGACTCTTCTGCATTCCCTGAAGAAAAGTCTGGGTTCTCTGAAAATCAG CATAGAAGAGCCATGGGTATGTAAAGAAAGTGTCACGAGTCTTCTTGAGCTGGCTGTCCAGGCCTGTGGGAACATTACCGAGATCAC GATACATAAAGATAAAGGCCTCTTCCAATTATGCATGGGGTTCCCACCCTGCCTGGAGAAGGTGGAGTCGGTTGTTAGCAG ATTGAAACTGTACGAGCCGGAAGTCAAGCGTGCTTGTTTCTGTCAAAGGGTTCATGAAAAATGTGCCCAGCTTCAGGAATTGAG ATGGTCCCATGTTGAGCTCCACGGTGATGAAGCAGAAATGCTAGTCAGTATTCTGCTGCCTCTTCCAGAGTTGAAGAAGTTTGG GCTGACCTCTAGCAGTATTATGCCAACTGGAATTGATTACTTGATCACTGGCTTGCAGAAGTGCCAGGCTATTGAAGAGCTTAA CCTAGGCCACATGAGACTCAGTGATGTTACCATTCCTAAGCTTGTGCTGGGACTCTGTGAAATGCCATCTCTGAAAAGGCTTCT CTTGAACCATAACAGTATTGGTGATGATGGCTGCTCCAGGCTCGCAGAAGCCTTGAGGAAAATGCACTACTTGGAGGAAATAAA TTTAAGTCACAACAAGATTGGAGATCCAGGCCTGATAAATATAGCTGCTGTCCTGATGGAAATGCCAAACCTGAAAAGAATCAA